In Acidobacteriota bacterium, a genomic segment contains:
- a CDS encoding DUF4149 domain-containing protein, protein MASSITTSPAVEVAPAVRLGVAQQIVAFTEVLLIGVWLGSMIFFSFAVAPSAFAVLPTREMAGLLVTSTIGKIELLGLIIGPLLILIKALGLRARRLSGASKTLEGVLVLVMIAAAALSRFWISPSMVSLRAAMGGHIDDVAVTDPLRLQFNDLHQYSVALMSAAMISGFVVLFLTVRSCLKR, encoded by the coding sequence TTGGCCAGCAGTATCACCACATCACCCGCCGTAGAAGTGGCTCCGGCAGTCCGGTTGGGGGTCGCTCAACAGATTGTCGCGTTCACTGAAGTCTTGCTGATTGGCGTATGGCTAGGCTCGATGATCTTCTTCAGCTTTGCAGTAGCGCCAAGCGCGTTCGCGGTGCTCCCAACACGAGAGATGGCCGGCTTGCTGGTCACCAGCACCATCGGCAAGATCGAACTGCTCGGTCTGATCATCGGTCCGCTGCTGATTCTCATAAAGGCGCTCGGATTGCGGGCCAGGCGATTGAGCGGGGCAAGCAAGACTCTGGAAGGTGTTCTCGTCCTCGTAATGATCGCGGCTGCTGCGCTGTCGCGGTTCTGGATTTCACCGAGCATGGTCTCGCTGCGTGCCGCGATGGGCGGACACATCGACGACGTGGCGGTGACTGACCCACTCCGCTTGCAGTTCAACGATCTTCATCAGTATTCGGTGGCGCTGATGAGCGCTGCAATGATTTCCGGATTCGTGGTGCTATTTCTCACTGTTCGATCATGCCTCAAGCGGTAG
- the trxB gene encoding thioredoxin-disulfide reductase, with protein MHKEVVILGSGPAGLTAAIYAARANLNPLVVEGPEPGGQLMITTDVENYPGFANGIMGPILMDEFRGQAKRFGTEFIVSWVSKADLSQRPFTIETEDHIIKAESLIIATGASAKWLGIPGEAPTPVGFGGNGVSACATCDGFFFKGKPLVVVGGGDTAMEEATFLTKFASGVTVAHRRDSLRASKFMQDKAFNNEKIDFIWDTGVEEILGTREGGVTGVRLKNLKTGEERVLPTGGVFIAIGHRPNTDLFRGQLDMDEVGYIKTGDRSTATNIPGVFACGDAQDSVYRQAVTAAGTGCMAAIDAERFLDNHPIAAEDGKKEAELAVQ; from the coding sequence ATGCATAAGGAGGTCGTGATTCTCGGCTCGGGACCTGCGGGCTTGACTGCCGCAATCTACGCCGCTCGAGCGAACCTCAATCCGCTGGTGGTTGAAGGTCCGGAGCCGGGCGGCCAGTTGATGATCACAACCGACGTCGAAAACTATCCGGGCTTTGCGAACGGGATCATGGGTCCCATACTTATGGACGAGTTTCGCGGGCAGGCTAAACGGTTCGGAACAGAGTTCATTGTAAGCTGGGTGAGCAAAGCCGACTTAAGCCAACGGCCGTTCACTATCGAGACGGAAGATCACATAATCAAAGCAGAATCGTTGATCATTGCAACCGGTGCTTCGGCGAAGTGGCTTGGCATTCCCGGCGAAGCGCCGACCCCGGTCGGCTTCGGCGGCAACGGCGTTTCGGCTTGCGCGACCTGCGATGGGTTCTTCTTCAAGGGCAAGCCGCTGGTTGTCGTCGGCGGCGGCGACACCGCGATGGAAGAGGCGACATTCCTTACGAAGTTTGCCAGCGGGGTGACCGTTGCTCATAGGCGCGATTCCTTGCGCGCGTCGAAGTTCATGCAAGACAAGGCCTTCAATAATGAAAAGATCGATTTCATTTGGGATACGGGGGTTGAAGAGATACTCGGAACGCGTGAGGGCGGCGTCACCGGAGTGCGGTTGAAAAACTTGAAGACAGGGGAAGAGCGAGTGCTGCCTACCGGAGGGGTGTTTATCGCTATTGGCCATCGGCCAAACACCGATCTATTCAGGGGGCAGCTCGATATGGATGAAGTGGGCTACATAAAGACCGGGGACCGTTCGACGGCCACGAACATTCCGGGTGTGTTTGCGTGCGGCGACGCGCAGGACTCGGTCTACCGCCAGGCTGTCACCGCGGCGGGAACAGGTTGCATGGCTGCGATTGACGCCGAGCGGTTTCTCGACAATCATCCGATCGCCGCGGAAGATGGGAAGAAGGAAGCAGAACTCGCCGTGCAGTAA